A genome region from Myroides fluvii includes the following:
- a CDS encoding fibroblast growth factor, whose translation MQSWEFELLKAVVKKLPLKYSFLNNQITPKFILDIVPNELLGHGWKRMIVDLELSKLYIKKEINYQLIGIKICNLLDQSYNVMALDLYDGILIGYRIEGDFKEVLFDLENINVEYLREVPYVNIDKDHLKKIMGNVDNDVLRQLDIDITFKINVDEGEFYVIKDLGDGNYLSMDQNGAVYGMIHDPYEIEKLFEDKESFYKALKSGDFNMIKYYNIKML comes from the coding sequence ATGCAAAGTTGGGAATTTGAATTATTAAAGGCTGTAGTCAAAAAACTACCTTTAAAATATTCGTTTTTGAATAATCAAATTACTCCAAAATTCATATTAGATATTGTACCAAATGAACTTTTGGGACATGGATGGAAGCGTATGATTGTCGATTTAGAGCTTTCTAAATTGTATATAAAGAAAGAGATTAATTATCAACTTATAGGTATAAAAATTTGTAATTTACTTGATCAAAGTTATAATGTAATGGCGCTTGATTTATATGATGGTATTTTGATAGGTTACAGAATAGAAGGAGATTTTAAAGAAGTTTTGTTTGATTTAGAAAACATAAATGTTGAATATTTAAGAGAAGTACCTTATGTTAATATAGATAAAGATCATTTAAAAAAAATAATGGGTAATGTTGATAACGATGTTCTACGTCAATTAGATATCGATATTACGTTTAAGATAAATGTTGATGAGGGGGAATTTTATGTAATTAAAGATTTAGGAGATGGAAATTACCTTTCAATGGATCAAAATGGAGCTGTTTATGGAATGATACATGATCCTTATGAAATTGAAAAACTTTTTGAAGATAAAGAAAGTTTTTATAAAGCATTGAAATCAGGAGATTTTAATATGATAAAATATTATAATATAAAAATGTTGTAG
- a CDS encoding RHS repeat domain-containing protein codes for MLVTDPVIRPAASIDLPVIKDFSSTIRSSFLQEINYRYNIRGWLTQVNSTGNLEAGDFGKKALFAMKLNYNTLDSEGIGEVKKLYNGNIVEQSWKTAQDNVLRRYSYGYDKLSRLKAGIYQEPEGTTPLIGLYDERMNYDVNGNITSLNRKGRSVNTAIALDLDQLTYSYDGNILQKVEDASNNTDGFKQGSTAAKHYDYDSFGNLKVDRNKGITSMKYNHLNLPTEVVFAAGKITYLYTATGEKVQKKVTQGSSVVVTDYVDGFQYVDGVLSFFPTAEGYFNAETQNYVYQYRDHLGNVRLSYSDSNKNDKIDIGEIIEETNYYPFGLAHQGYNEKNNTIGANYKYQYNGKENQEELGLNLYDYGARNYDAAIGRWMNVDPLAEQFPGWNPYHYVHNNPINLVDPTGMSAEGTGEKDSWFSRAWSSFKSFFSSAPKAKVSVGSPEFQGYLEDEGTPNQTGQSNSLTQAISDIGGGTQVMNTHSQAMDASTRSDGSKDWTAYAAHSLWLDKINNFGGDMGSAGTPSQSRTPKSIHWEGKTFSQYKATYWATRTKPIYQPIRMSNGNVFKVYEELHHRFIPQRATWAPNWLKNNRLNLQPLNSIQHSIHDSYRFRFLPKEIKQEIKNGNTFGY; via the coding sequence ATGCTAGTAACAGATCCCGTAATTAGACCTGCTGCCTCAATTGATTTACCTGTTATAAAAGATTTTAGTAGTACTATTCGTTCTTCCTTTTTACAAGAGATCAACTATAGATACAATATTAGAGGTTGGCTAACCCAAGTAAATAGTACGGGTAATTTAGAAGCGGGTGATTTTGGCAAGAAAGCTCTGTTTGCGATGAAGCTAAACTACAATACCTTGGATAGTGAAGGGATAGGTGAAGTCAAGAAGCTGTATAATGGAAACATCGTTGAACAAAGCTGGAAAACAGCACAAGACAATGTATTGCGTCGCTATAGTTATGGATATGATAAGTTAAGTCGTCTAAAAGCTGGAATTTATCAAGAACCAGAGGGAACTACGCCCCTTATAGGTTTGTATGATGAGCGCATGAACTACGATGTCAATGGAAATATTACCTCCTTAAACCGCAAAGGACGCAGTGTAAATACCGCTATTGCCTTGGATTTAGATCAGCTGACTTATAGTTATGATGGAAATATCCTACAAAAAGTAGAGGATGCCTCTAACAATACCGATGGATTCAAACAGGGGAGTACAGCTGCTAAACACTATGATTACGATAGTTTTGGTAACCTAAAAGTAGACCGCAACAAGGGAATTACTTCGATGAAGTACAACCATTTGAATTTACCAACCGAAGTTGTTTTTGCAGCCGGAAAAATTACTTATCTTTATACAGCCACAGGAGAAAAAGTGCAGAAGAAAGTCACCCAAGGCAGTAGCGTCGTGGTAACGGACTATGTAGATGGTTTCCAATACGTAGATGGAGTATTGAGTTTCTTCCCGACCGCAGAAGGATATTTCAATGCAGAAACACAAAACTATGTGTATCAATACCGCGATCACCTTGGTAATGTTCGCCTAAGTTATTCTGATTCGAATAAAAACGACAAGATAGACATTGGTGAGATCATTGAAGAAACGAATTACTATCCCTTTGGATTAGCGCATCAAGGGTATAATGAGAAGAATAATACCATAGGTGCGAATTATAAGTATCAGTATAATGGAAAAGAAAATCAAGAGGAGCTGGGATTGAACTTGTATGATTACGGAGCAAGGAACTATGATGCTGCGATTGGTCGATGGATGAATGTGGATCCGTTGGCGGAACAGTTCCCAGGATGGAATCCGTACCATTATGTACACAATAACCCGATTAATTTGGTGGATCCTACGGGGATGAGTGCGGAAGGAACAGGAGAAAAAGATAGTTGGTTTTCGAGAGCGTGGAGTTCATTTAAATCTTTTTTTTCTAGTGCGCCTAAAGCAAAGGTTAGTGTAGGTTCTCCAGAATTTCAAGGATATTTAGAAGATGAAGGAACTCCAAATCAGACAGGACAATCAAATAGTTTAACTCAAGCTATTTCAGATATAGGAGGAGGTACTCAAGTTATGAATACACATAGTCAAGCTATGGATGCTTCTACAAGGTCGGATGGTTCTAAGGATTGGACAGCATATGCAGCACATTCATTGTGGTTAGATAAGATTAATAATTTTGGAGGTGATATGGGGTCTGCAGGAACTCCTAGTCAGAGTAGAACCCCGAAGTCAATTCATTGGGAAGGTAAAACGTTTTCTCAGTATAAGGCGACATATTGGGCAACACGAACAAAGCCGATATATCAACCAATAAGGATGTCTAATGGTAATGTATTTAAGGTTTATGAAGAACTCCATCATCGTTTTATTCCTCAGAGAGCTACTTGGGCTCCTAATTGGTTGAAAAATAATAGATTGAATTTACAGCCGCTTAATTCAATACAGCATTCAATACATGATTCATATAGGTTTAGATTCTTACCTAAAGAGATAAAACAAGAAATTAAAAATGGAAATACTTTTGGATACTAA
- a CDS encoding NAD(P)-dependent alcohol dehydrogenase: METTQVKAFGTEAPEADLKQMNISRRAVTAKDVAIDILYCGVCHSDLHTARNEWGGTQYPNVPGHEIVGRVTQVGSAVTKFKVGDLVGVGCMVDSCRTCDSCKEGVEQYCENGNIGTYNSPDVHLNQQTFGGYSEAVVVDEDFVLRVPTNLDLAATAPLLCAGITTFSPLRHANVGPGQKVGIVGIGGLGHMAVKIAKAMGAKVVVITTSQSKVEDAKRLGADEVILSTDKEQMKANAHTLHFILDCVSAQHDINAYINLLKRDGKLTLVGAPEHPLPVAAFSLIMNRISFSGSLIGGIAQTQEMLDFCGKHKITSDIEMIQMQEINQAYDRLLKGDVKYRFVIDMASLKK, from the coding sequence ATGGAAACAACTCAGGTAAAAGCTTTTGGAACAGAAGCACCAGAAGCAGATTTAAAACAGATGAATATCAGCCGCCGTGCGGTAACAGCGAAAGACGTAGCCATTGATATTTTATATTGTGGCGTATGTCATTCCGATTTACATACAGCGCGTAATGAATGGGGAGGTACGCAATATCCCAATGTACCCGGACACGAAATTGTCGGACGCGTAACTCAAGTGGGATCGGCAGTAACCAAGTTCAAAGTAGGTGATTTAGTTGGTGTAGGTTGTATGGTCGATAGTTGTCGTACTTGTGATAGTTGTAAAGAAGGCGTAGAACAATATTGTGAAAATGGCAATATCGGGACTTATAACAGTCCAGATGTGCATTTAAACCAACAAACCTTTGGCGGGTATTCAGAAGCTGTTGTTGTAGACGAAGATTTCGTTTTGCGCGTTCCGACGAATTTAGATTTAGCAGCAACCGCTCCTTTACTTTGTGCAGGAATTACTACTTTTTCACCTTTGAGACATGCGAATGTAGGTCCTGGACAAAAAGTGGGGATTGTAGGAATTGGAGGATTAGGGCATATGGCAGTTAAAATTGCCAAAGCCATGGGAGCAAAAGTGGTTGTCATTACAACTTCACAATCGAAAGTGGAAGACGCTAAACGCTTAGGTGCAGATGAGGTTATTTTATCGACAGACAAAGAACAAATGAAAGCCAACGCACATACGTTGCACTTTATCTTGGATTGCGTGTCTGCCCAACACGATATCAATGCGTACATCAACCTACTGAAGAGAGATGGTAAACTAACATTGGTAGGGGCACCAGAACATCCACTGCCTGTTGCGGCATTTAGCTTGATTATGAATCGAATTAGCTTCTCCGGTTCTTTAATTGGCGGTATTGCACAAACACAAGAGATGCTAGATTTCTGTGGAAAACACAAGATCACCTCTGATATTGAAATGATTCAAATGCAAGAGATTAACCAAGCTTATGATCGCCTATTGAAAGGGGATGTCAAGTATCGATTTGTTATCGATATGGCTTCATTAAAAAAGTAA
- a CDS encoding AraC family transcriptional regulator, with product MASTTFKTLNYSGIFLSCYSDYSEKCIHATPEHVLVYVYSGEQIIEDRNKRTKVKAGQCVFIRRNHQLTMYKNSVGNEHYKGISLTFNRNVLREFYSKLDKTHLPQHVSISDKSVFTIEQRADITSLFESLTPYFDQNIQPSKEVIDLKLLEGIYALLNNATVFYPLLFDFTEPWKIDILDFLNEHYKDDLTIEQIATYTGRSLATFKRDFKKISTLTPQKWMIKKRLEAAYIKLKEERAKVQDVYWEVGFKNPSHFSTAFKKEYGISPSEIGVN from the coding sequence ATGGCATCTACTACCTTTAAAACCCTTAATTATTCAGGGATTTTTCTTTCTTGTTATTCTGACTATAGTGAGAAATGCATTCACGCAACTCCTGAACATGTTTTGGTTTACGTGTATTCAGGAGAACAAATTATCGAAGATAGAAATAAGCGAACGAAAGTAAAAGCAGGTCAATGTGTATTTATTCGACGCAATCATCAGTTGACCATGTATAAAAATAGTGTTGGAAATGAACACTATAAAGGTATATCATTGACTTTTAACCGCAATGTATTACGAGAGTTTTACAGTAAATTAGATAAGACTCACTTGCCTCAACATGTATCGATTTCAGATAAAAGTGTTTTTACCATTGAGCAACGAGCCGATATTACCAGTCTATTTGAATCACTTACGCCTTATTTTGATCAAAATATTCAACCGAGTAAGGAAGTAATCGACCTTAAATTGTTGGAGGGAATTTATGCACTATTAAATAATGCAACGGTATTTTATCCGTTGCTTTTTGATTTTACAGAACCTTGGAAAATTGATATTCTCGATTTTCTCAATGAGCATTACAAAGATGATTTGACGATTGAACAAATCGCGACGTATACAGGACGAAGTTTAGCGACGTTTAAGCGAGATTTTAAAAAGATTAGTACGCTTACGCCTCAAAAATGGATGATTAAGAAGCGATTAGAGGCCGCTTATATCAAATTAAAAGAGGAACGAGCGAAGGTACAAGATGTGTATTGGGAAGTTGGATTTAAAAATCCCTCTCATTTTTCTACAGCATTCAAAAAGGAATACGGAATATCACCTTCTGAAATTGGCGTAAATTGA
- a CDS encoding carboxypeptidase-like regulatory domain-containing protein yields the protein MRNVLLYCFVLLCSLHVLAGPRKIKGVVLAKGDGLPLPGAAVLEKGTENGVGSNVNGVFELKLQNKKSDSIVFAYIGFHTQEIKLEKEKDFYTITLEEDLGDVEEVIIIHNLDSPIRKRRAGCTN from the coding sequence ATGAGAAACGTTTTATTGTACTGTTTTGTGCTGCTGTGCAGCTTGCATGTTTTGGCAGGGCCGAGAAAAATTAAAGGAGTTGTATTGGCTAAGGGAGATGGGCTTCCATTACCAGGGGCTGCTGTTTTAGAAAAAGGAACAGAAAATGGTGTTGGTTCAAATGTCAATGGCGTATTTGAATTGAAACTACAGAATAAAAAAAGTGATTCTATTGTGTTTGCTTATATAGGGTTCCACACCCAAGAAATTAAGTTGGAAAAAGAAAAGGACTTTTATACCATTACTTTAGAAGAAGATTTAGGTGACGTTGAAGAAGTAATTATTATTCACAATTTAGATTCACCTATCAGGAAGAGAAGAGCAGGTTGTACCAACTAA
- a CDS encoding phosphatase PAP2 family protein has product MNKYIATDAIQPRSFTFLLPFALLLKIYFFLYLFDALSIFGYVHIQKKWFYFINHYVDQHPQLIFNLTQFGDALIFLSFLTLLIMYAPKIWESILTGSLISMAFAVLFKEAFAIPRPARAFDYTTFNIIGEKLSGSTSFPSGHSITLFTILTILMFAFAPKKRSYKISYFIAMVSLGLLFAFTRVAVGAHYPLDVLVGCVLGYISGLLGICITQKYNLWPWIHNRKYYPAFLVLFLSCSVVLLVRIFQENLFIYYCALLSLCYSSYKIAKAYVQKKS; this is encoded by the coding sequence ATGAATAAGTATATTGCAACTGATGCGATCCAACCCCGGTCCTTTACATTTTTGCTTCCCTTCGCCTTGCTACTCAAGATTTACTTTTTCTTGTATCTCTTTGATGCACTGTCCATATTTGGGTATGTACACATCCAAAAAAAGTGGTTTTACTTTATCAACCATTACGTTGATCAGCATCCCCAACTTATATTCAATTTAACGCAATTCGGCGATGCTTTAATTTTCCTCTCTTTTCTCACCCTTCTCATTATGTATGCTCCGAAGATATGGGAATCCATTCTTACGGGATCTTTAATCTCAATGGCATTTGCGGTTTTGTTCAAAGAAGCGTTTGCCATTCCTAGACCAGCAAGGGCTTTTGACTATACCACCTTCAATATTATTGGTGAAAAACTATCCGGATCCACGAGCTTTCCCTCTGGGCATTCGATTACCCTATTTACCATTTTAACTATTTTAATGTTTGCCTTTGCTCCAAAAAAGAGAAGTTATAAGATTTCTTATTTTATTGCAATGGTTAGTTTAGGCTTGCTCTTTGCCTTTACACGTGTGGCTGTTGGGGCTCATTACCCTTTAGATGTACTTGTCGGTTGTGTATTAGGTTATATTTCAGGGTTATTGGGCATCTGTATTACCCAAAAATACAACTTATGGCCTTGGATTCACAACAGAAAATACTACCCTGCATTTCTCGTTTTATTCCTATCTTGTAGTGTGGTGTTACTTGTGCGCATCTTTCAAGAAAACCTGTTTATTTACTATTGTGCTTTACTCAGTTTATGCTACTCCTCTTACAAAATTGCTAAAGCCTATGTTCAAAAGAAATCATAA
- the eptA gene encoding phosphoethanolamine--lipid A transferase EptA, giving the protein MFKRNHKTSLVALWMSLLNTILYHLPFFNFVFKHLETGTLRQLPFSFSLLLTMITANFFTFYLLFSLSRRGGKVLLSLFFTINAIAVYFIHTYGVIIDESMMGNILNTNTEESSSFFSLKLVVYFLLLGALPCMLLWRISIERETRKTFFIRLGLALGLLLGLFALNANQLLWIDKHSKQLGGLAMPWSYTVNTALFYIHQAQKNKKEIRLPDATSTNEEKSIVVLVIGESARRQNFSLYGYEKNTNPLLAQTKNVYPFKANSSATYTTAGVKSILEHKDSSDLYEILPNYLYRNQVEVIWKTTNWGEPPVHIAHYQSKEDLRKLCDSGTCGYDEILLTNLKEDILASTKNKILVVLHTSTSHGPTYNTKYPPAFEVFTPVCTSVDLSNCTQESLINAYDNTIVYTDYLLHRVIEDLKTLTDFKSTLLFVSDHGESLGEKNLYMHGLPMRIAPKEQYEIPFIVWVSDDNTKLKPNTLLSQHHVFHSVLHFLGITSSIYDEKMSIFENE; this is encoded by the coding sequence ATGTTCAAAAGAAATCATAAAACTAGTCTTGTTGCCCTTTGGATGAGTTTATTAAACACCATTTTGTATCACCTTCCTTTTTTCAATTTTGTATTTAAACATTTGGAAACGGGTACACTGCGTCAGCTGCCTTTTTCTTTTAGTTTGCTATTGACGATGATCACGGCTAACTTTTTTACTTTTTACCTCTTGTTCTCCCTCTCTCGTCGAGGGGGTAAAGTGCTCCTGTCTCTCTTCTTTACCATCAATGCCATTGCTGTTTATTTTATTCATACCTATGGCGTTATTATCGATGAGAGTATGATGGGTAATATTCTCAATACCAATACAGAAGAATCCAGTAGCTTTTTTTCCTTGAAATTGGTGGTCTACTTCTTGTTGTTGGGCGCTTTACCTTGTATGCTGCTCTGGCGAATTTCCATTGAACGCGAAACGCGAAAAACCTTTTTTATTCGACTGGGTTTGGCCTTGGGACTCCTGTTGGGTCTATTTGCCCTCAATGCCAACCAGCTGCTTTGGATTGACAAGCACTCCAAACAATTAGGAGGACTAGCCATGCCTTGGTCCTATACCGTCAATACGGCACTTTTTTATATTCATCAAGCGCAAAAAAACAAAAAAGAAATACGCTTACCTGATGCCACAAGTACAAATGAGGAAAAATCCATCGTGGTATTAGTCATTGGGGAATCCGCAAGAAGACAGAACTTTTCTTTATATGGGTATGAGAAAAACACCAACCCACTGCTCGCTCAAACAAAAAACGTCTATCCCTTCAAAGCGAACTCTTCTGCTACCTATACTACAGCGGGTGTAAAGAGTATTTTGGAACACAAAGACAGTTCAGATTTATATGAAATATTACCCAATTACCTCTATCGAAACCAGGTAGAAGTCATTTGGAAGACAACGAATTGGGGAGAACCTCCTGTTCACATCGCTCATTACCAAAGTAAGGAGGACTTAAGAAAGCTATGTGACAGCGGTACTTGTGGGTATGACGAAATCCTCTTAACTAACCTCAAAGAGGATATTTTAGCGAGTACTAAAAACAAAATCTTGGTTGTGCTGCATACCAGTACGAGTCACGGCCCAACGTATAACACCAAATACCCTCCTGCTTTTGAAGTATTCACTCCTGTTTGCACCAGTGTAGATCTATCCAATTGTACACAAGAGTCACTCATCAACGCCTATGACAATACCATTGTATATACGGATTATCTCTTGCATCGCGTCATCGAAGACCTCAAGACCTTAACGGACTTCAAAAGCACCTTGTTATTCGTTTCCGATCACGGCGAGTCCCTAGGGGAGAAAAACTTGTATATGCATGGATTACCGATGCGCATTGCTCCAAAAGAACAATATGAAATTCCATTTATTGTATGGGTATCGGACGATAATACAAAACTAAAACCCAATACTTTGTTATCTCAACATCACGTCTTTCACAGTGTGCTCCATTTCTTAGGTATAACAAGTTCCATCTATGACGAAAAGATGAGCATTTTTGAAAACGAATAG